The genomic segment GAACCAGTTCAAGAAGCTCATCTTAGGACTGGAGAAAAGGGATTACAACAAAGCTGCCTCGTCTCAGAAATGTATTCGGGTCTCTGGTAAGCATAACGATCTGGAAGAGGTGGGGAAAGACACCTATCACCATACTTTTTTTGAGATGCTGGGCAACTGGTCTTTTGGGGATTATTTCAAAAAAGAAGCCATTATTTATGCCTGGGAATTTTTGACTGAAGTGTGCAAGCTTCCCAAGGAAAAACTCTGGGCAACTGTTTTCACGGAAGATGACGAATCCGAGAAATTATGGTATGAGAATACGGATATCAAAAAAGGGAGGGTTTTAAGGTTCGATGCAAAGGAGAATTTCTGGGAGATGGCAGAAGTTGGTCCTTGCGGGCCCTGCTCGGAGATCCATTATGACCGGGGGAAAGAATATAGCTGTTCCAAACCAGACTGCGGAGTGAACTGCGGGTGTGGAAGAGTGATCGAGGTCTGGAATTTAGTCTTTATGCAGTATTACAGAGATGAAAATGGTAAGCTCACTGATCTGCCGTCGAAAACTGTTGATACTGGAATGGGTTTCGAGAGATTGACCGCTCTTTTACAGAACGTAGATTCAAATTACGATACTGACCTTTTTCAACCCATAATCAGAAAAACAGAGGAGATCTCCGGACAAAAATATAAGGAATCCCTTCATTCTGACTCGTTCCAGGTGATTGCAGACCATATCCGGGCTTTGAGCTTTGCCATTGCAGATGGGGCATTTCCTTCAAACGAGGGGAGAGGTTATGTACTAAGAATGATCCTCAGAAGAGCAGCTTGGCACGGCAGACTGTTAAATTTACGTAAACCTTTTCTCTTTAAGCTCTCAGAAGTAGTGGTTAACTTGATGGGCGAGGTCTATCCTGATCTTAAGGATAAGAAAGAATTAATCTCTCAATGGATAAAATCTGAAGAAGAAAGATTTGAAGAAACATTAGATTCGGGGATTGGGCGTTATGAAGTAGTTAAAGAGGAGGTTTTAAAAAAAGGTAGCAAAACAATTTTAGGTAAGGAAGCTTTTAATTTAGAGGCTACTTATGGTTTCCCTATTGAGCTAACTCAAGCTATGGCTGAGAAGGATGGCCTTTCCGTGGATATAGAGGGATATAAAAGAGAATTAGAAAAACATAGAGTATTGTCTAGAACCGTAGGAAAAGACCTTTCAATATCTTGGAACGTTCAAAAACCCCCAGAAAGCTTAGAAAAGATTCCTCCAACACAATTCACGGGATATGAAGATCGTCCGAGTATTGAATCTAAAGTTCTATTTGTGATAGTTAACGAGGAAGGTATTATTTTAGATAAAACTCCTTTTTATGCAGAATCGGGAGGCCAGATAGCTGACACTGGTGTGATTACTAATGAAGGTTTTGAATTTGAAGTTACTCATGTTGTTAAACATGGAAATCATATTATTCATTTGGGAGAAGTAAAAAGAGGTGATATTACTAAGCAGATAGGCAAAACAGTTCTTGCTGAAATTGATACAGAACGCCGCGAATCGATAATGCGCAACCATACTGCTACTCATCTTCTGCATAAGGCTCTTAGGGAAACTCTGGGTGAACATGTGCATCAGTCTGGTTCTTCAGTTGA from the Candidatus Zixiibacteriota bacterium genome contains:
- the alaS gene encoding alanine--tRNA ligase — protein: NQFKKLILGLEKRDYNKAASSQKCIRVSGKHNDLEEVGKDTYHHTFFEMLGNWSFGDYFKKEAIIYAWEFLTEVCKLPKEKLWATVFTEDDESEKLWYENTDIKKGRVLRFDAKENFWEMAEVGPCGPCSEIHYDRGKEYSCSKPDCGVNCGCGRVIEVWNLVFMQYYRDENGKLTDLPSKTVDTGMGFERLTALLQNVDSNYDTDLFQPIIRKTEEISGQKYKESLHSDSFQVIADHIRALSFAIADGAFPSNEGRGYVLRMILRRAAWHGRLLNLRKPFLFKLSEVVVNLMGEVYPDLKDKKELISQWIKSEEERFEETLDSGIGRYEVVKEEVLKKGSKTILGKEAFNLEATYGFPIELTQAMAEKDGLSVDIEGYKRELEKHRVLSRTVGKDLSISWNVQKPPESLEKIPPTQFTGYEDRPSIESKVLFVIVNEEGIILDKTPFYAESGGQIADTGVITNEGFEFEVTHVVKHGNHIIHLGEVKRGDITKQIGKTVLAEIDTERRESIMRNHTATHLLHKALRETLGEHVHQSGSSVEPKSFRFDFTHFKALTEDELEKIEYKVNQKIWENLEVKTFITTLDEAKKLGAMALFGEKYEDTVRVVKVDEYSMELCGGTHVKATGEIGLFRIISEQSIAAGMRRIEAVTGKSAYELVKEEEKTLEGLSNILKVKREELGKKVAELLENSREMEKRVKHAEAGSAKDKIKELYRNGFDLDGVKIISYRDDSGNRENLLSLADALRESLKSSVGVFATVSDDKLSFVASVTDDLIKRGIKAGDIVKEVAKLTGGSGGGKPHLAQAGGKDITKLDFALSKVPEIIKKMLE